A section of the Citrus sinensis cultivar Valencia sweet orange chromosome 8, DVS_A1.0, whole genome shotgun sequence genome encodes:
- the LOC127899231 gene encoding uncharacterized protein LOC127899231: MGKNVLVSVLIMSMLLNVAVGVFEPIKTVADQAQKGLYLAKQVFGRKAMEENNGVEKLQAAGDCDQGENNAENVKGAKFVFYPLNRSPNNDAIFRKTLEKVADKNDKSFKDTIMQAAKSVINKHD; encoded by the exons ATGGGGAAGAACGTCCTGGTTTCTGTGTTGATCATGTCAATGTTGTTGAATGTGGCCGTTGGAGTCTTCGAACCAATCAAAACTGTTGCAGACC AGGCACAAAAGGGATTATACCTTGCCAAGCAGGTGTTTGGCAGAAAGGCAATGGAGGAGAATAATGGAGTAGAAAAATTGCAGGCAGCTGGTGATTGTGATCAAGGCGAAAATAATGCAGAGAATGTGAAAGGGGCTAAATTCGTTTTTTACCCTTTGAACC GATCCCCCAACAACGATGCCATTTTCAGAAAGACATTGGAGAAGGTGGCCGATAAGAATGATAAAAGTTTTAAAGATACGATAATGCAAGCCGCTAAAAGTGTTATTAATAAACACgactga